A genomic region of Raphanus sativus cultivar WK10039 chromosome 6, ASM80110v3, whole genome shotgun sequence contains the following coding sequences:
- the LOC108830572 gene encoding FRIGIDA-like protein 4a, whose amino-acid sequence MGSVSDPGELTELAQPSFEEFQKQTSLMTSCTLLWKELSDHFTTLEENLMKKSEALKGMIEALDSQTQTSLESLKRREATIERSVEIVAGKVGERARAALESLEKARDGGGYGEVDDDEEGLLSALKSLCLKMDARGFWSFVTARKKELEGLRSKIPAALGDCVDPAMLVLEAISEVFPVDKRGSGEKMSNDFGWACVVILESLAPVIVDPVMGKARLLVTPSVEAKAKEIAETWKAGLEERGGRVENVKTPDVHTFLQHVVTFGIVKSEDLGLYRKLVVGSAWRKQMPKLAVLVGLGDQMPDMIEELISRGQQLDAVHFTYEVGLVDKFPPVPLLKAYLRDAKKTEDSSNTGRASHLVARKEQSALKAVLKCIEEYKLEEEFPPENLKKRLEQLEKTKTEKRKPAAVPANKRTRASYNGPMPPAKAGRITNAYVSSFPFIRSPSHSPQYASPAASYPSPPTTVYSNRSPPYPYSPELIPASYQASPMGYPAYNGYCNGPVPAPAPAPPVYHPHYPQQHHQHAHHQQAYY is encoded by the exons ATGGGGTCGGTCTCCGATCCAGGCGAGTTGACCGAGTTAGCTCAGCCGAGTTTCGAGGAGTTTCAGAAGCAGACGTCGCTGATGACGAGCTGCACGCTTCTGTGGAAAGAGCTCTCCGATCACTTCACCACGCTCGAGGAGAATCTGATGAAGAAATCGGAGGCGCTTAAGGGGATGATCGAGGCACTGGACAGCCAGACTCAGACCTCTCTCGAGTCGCTGAAGCGCAGGGAGGCTACGATCGAGCGGAGCGTGGAGATCGTCGCCGGGAAAGTCGGGGAGCGAGCTCGAGCTGCTCTTGAGTCGCTCGAGAAAGCTAGAGACGGCGGAGGTTACGGAGAGGTTGACGATGACGAGGAAGGGCTTCTCTCTGCTTTGAAGTCTCTGTGTTTGAAGATGGACGCGAGGGGGTTCTGGAGCTTCGTGACGGCGAGGAAGAAGGAGCTAGAGGGGCTAAGGTCGAAGATCCCGGCGGCGTTGGGGGATTGTGTGGATCCGGCGATGCTGGTGCTCGAGGCGATCTCCGAGGTGTTTCCGGTGGATAAGAGGGGCTCTGGGGAGAAGATGAGTAATGATTTCGGGTGGGCTTGTGTGGTGATTCTCGAGAGCTTGGCGCCTGTGATTGTTGATCCTGTGATGGGGAAGGCGAGGCTGCTTGTTACGCCGAGCGTTGAGGCGAAAGCTAAGGAGATTGCGGAGACGTGGAAGGCGGGGTTGGAGGAGAGAGGAGGGAGGGTGGAGAATGTGAAGACACCTGATGTGCATACGTTTCTTCAGCATGTTGTGACGTTTGGGATTGTTAAGAGTGAGGATCTTGGTCTGTATAGGAAGCTTGTCGTTGGATCCGCGTGGCGTAAACAGATGCCGAAGCTTGCTGTTTTAGTTGGTTTGGGTGATCAAATGCCTG ACATGATTGAAGAGTTAATCAGCAGGGGGCAACAGCTTGATGCTGTTCATTTCACTTATGAAGTTGGCCTTGTGGATAAGTTCCCTCCCGTTCCTTTACTCAAAGCCTATCTAAGGGACGCAAAGAAGACAGAAGACTCCAGCAATACCGGCCGAGCTTCG CATCTTGTGGCGCGCAAGGAGCAATCAGCTCTCAAGGCAGTCTTGAAATGCATAGAAGAGTACAAACTCGAGGAAGAGTTCCCTCCAGAGAACCTCAAGAAGCGGTTGGAACAGCTAGAGAAGACCAAAACCGAGAAGAGGAAACCAGCAGCTGTACCGGCGAACAAGAGAACCAGAGCCAGCTACAACGGTCCAATGCCACCAGCGAAAGCCGGGCGTATCACAAACGCATACGTCTCTTCCTTCCCGTTCATCAGATCACCCTCTCACTCCCCTCAGTACGCTTCACCTGCAGCATCTTACCCATCCCCACCTACCACTGTCTACAGCAACAGGAGCCCACCATATCCATACTCCCCTGAGCTTATCCCCGCCTCATACCAAGCCTCACCTATGGGTTACCCAGCGTACAACGGTTATTGCAACGGCCCTGTTCCAGCTCCAGCTCCAGCTCCTCCGGTTTACCACCCGCACTACCCTCAGCAGCACCACCAACACGCCCACCATCAGCAAGCTTACTACTGA
- the LOC108832912 gene encoding imidazoleglycerol-phosphate dehydratase 1, chloroplastic, with the protein MELSPASAMFSQSSSAQLLRPKLGFTVSLPRRASIFSSSSRPRFLRMETQSQPPQSISSASSPTNNVSSLSIETARVGEVKRVTKETNVSVKINLDGTGVADCSSGIPFLDHMLDQLASHGLFDVHVRATGDVHIDDHHTNEDIALAIGTALLKALGERKGINRFGDFTAPLDEALIHVSLDLSGRPYLGYNLEIPTQRVGNYDTQLVEHFFQSLVNTSGMTLHIRQLAGKNSHHIIEATFKAFARALRQATENDPRRGGTIPSSKGVLSRS; encoded by the exons ATGGAACTGTCTCCTGCGTCCGCCATGTTCAGTCAATCCTCCTCCGCTCAGCTTCTGAGACCTAAGCTCGGGTTTACGGTTTCTCTTCCTCGGAGAGCATcgatcttttcttcttcttcgcgtCCCCGATTCTTGCGGATGGAAACTCAATCTCAGCCTCCTCAATCTATCTCCTCCGCTTCTTCACCCACCAACAACGTTTCTTCTCTCTCTATCGAAACAG CACGAGTTGGAGAAGTGAAGAGAGTAACAAAGGAGACGAATGTGTCAGTGAAGATCAATTTAGATGGCACTGGAGTTGCTGATTGTTCCAGTGGAATCCCTTTCCTTGACCATATGCTTGAt CAACTTGCTTCGCACGGCTTGTTTGATGTGCACGTCAGAGCTACTGGTGATGTTCACATCGATGACCATCACACTAATGAAGATATTGCTCTTGCCATTGGAACC GCTCTGTTAAAGGCACTTGGTGAGCGTAAAGGGATTAATCGGTTTGGTGACTTCACAGCTCCTCTTGATGAAGCCCTTATTCATGTTTCCCTG GATTTGTCTGGTAGACCATATCTTGGTTACAACTTGGAGATTCCAACACAGAGAGTTGGGAACTATGACACTCAG TTGGTGGAGCACTTTTTCCAGTCATTGGTGAATACTTCCGGTATGACACTTCACATCCGTCAG CTTGCTGGTAAAAACTCGCATCACATAATAGAGGCGACATTTAAGGCCTTTGCCAGGGCTCTAAGACAAGCAACGGAGAATGATCCTCGCCGTGGTGGGACCATACCAAG TTCAAAAGGAGTCTTGTCACGGTCctga
- the LOC108830563 gene encoding agamous-like MADS-box protein AGL93 — protein MTRKICRSKLSVRKDTFFKARAKTVLKKAYELSELCGVNLCIICYDREGSLVTTWPENDEAFCRSHYINKAQVKATAERFSRLSEQERNKKSTNLSRFLNKKMMDEKKASLKANDNKFSKEVFVFEDSLETRLGLFQQKITELVDDDDHGLVVSTDLPTTSLNQPSNFSILLFNHDSGTFTQLVNSSTLPPCFEQPVIPCNQDYGTNYLDLLLAEQDMRSCNNFDLPIPPHPMMHTQTSMFRQFDHQFMQTQQGMIPYNQSSGYPTMMFS, from the exons ATGACGAGAAAGATCTGCAGGTCCAAATTGTCGGTGAGAAAAGATACATTCTTCAAGGCACGAGCCAAGACCGTTCTCAAGAAAGCATACGAACTCTCGGAGCTGTGCGGCGTCAATTTGTGCATCATCTGCTACGACCGGGAAGGGAGTCTCGTGACGACGTGGCCAGAGAACGACGAAGC TTTTTGTCGCTCTCACTACATTAACAAAGCGCAGGTCAAGGCCACGGCCGAGCGGTTCAGCAGGTTAAGCGAACAAGAAAGGAACAAAAAAAGCACCAACCTCTCGCGGTTTCTAAACAAGAAGATGATGGATGAGAAGAAGGCATCTCTCAAAGCCAACGACAATAAATTCTCCAAGGAAGTGTTCGTCTTTGAGGATTCCTTGGAGACTCGCTTAGGGTTATTCCAACAAAAGATCACCGAGttggttgatgatgatgatcacgGCCTTGTTGTTTCAACGGATCTACCCACCACGTCGTTGAACCAGCCGAGCAACTTCTCAATCTTGTTGTTTAACCATGACAGTGGCACTTTCACCCAGTTGGTCAATTCCTCTACTCTTCCTCCTTGCTTTGAGCAACCTGTGATTCCGTGTAATCAAGATTATGGCACTAATTACTTGGATCTGTTACTTGCGGAACAAGATATGAGAAGCTGCAACAACTTTGATCTTCCCATTCCTCCTCATCCTATGATGCATACTCAAACCTCAATGTTTCGGCAGTTTGATCATCAGTTTATGCAGACACAACAGGGGATGATTCCATACAATCAATCTTCTGGCTATCCAACAATGATGTTCTCTTAG
- the LOC108830573 gene encoding uncharacterized protein LOC108830573, protein MALKILRGSFHRLPPNLTSRFRVAASHPLSSRFYSSETGKDSGLSGCAIETVDDAAWNVSSSISQAWREFQADTAKNSSFTTQGGETIMPDLDHDEIDNMRIRGDLFYKLDRGSKEFEEYNYDFHRKNHHLKPKKEQNSGEEETKMKKKEAAAKSNQEVREEYKKRDAPKINAFTGETDHLNAAVKKRERTLTFNQLTAPYHYPFCLDIYISKASVRACVIHRVTSKVVTVAHSISKDMKFDLGSTRNAVACAAVGTVLAQRSLEDDIHDVIYTPRKGDKVEGKLQVVLQAIIDNGVNVKVKLKQRKLKKKTSHLTVPYT, encoded by the coding sequence ATGGCTTTGAAGATTCTCAGAGGAAGCTTTCACCGTTTGCCACCGAATCTCACCTCCCGTTTTCGAGTAGCAGCATCACATCCTTTGTCGTCAAGATTTTACAGCAGCGAAACAGGAAAGGATTCAGGTTTGAGTGGTTGTGCCATTGAAACTGTGGATGATGCTGCTTGGAATGTCTCATCGTCTATATCCCAAGCCTGGAGAGAGTTTCAAGCAGACACTGCAAAAAACTCTTCCTTTACAACACAAGGAGGAGAAACGATCATGCCTGATCTTGATCACGATGAAATCGACAATATGAGAATCCGTGGTGATCTTTTCTACAAGCTTGATCGAGGGTCAAAAGAGTTCGAGGAATACAACTATGACTTCCACCGCAAGAACCATCACCTGAAACCCAAGAAAGAGCAAAACAGCggtgaagaagaaacaaagatgaagaagaaggaggcAGCAGCAAAGAGTAATCAAGAAGTTCGCGAGGAATACAAGAAGAGAGATGCGCCGAAGATCAACGCTTTCACTGGTGAAACGGATCATCTCAATGCAGCTGTGAAGAAGAGAGAGCGAACGCTTACGTTTAACCAGCTCACCGCTCCTTATCACTACCCGTTTTGCTTAGACATTTACATCTCAAAAGCCTCTGTTCGAGCATGTGTGATCCACAGGGTGACTAGTAAGGTTGTCACTGTGGCTCATTCCATTTCAAAAGACATGAAGTTCGATCTTGGTTCGACTAGGAACGCAGTGGCTTGCGCTGCGGTTGGGACAGTTCTTGCGCAGAGAAGTTTGGAAGATGACATACATGACGTTATATATACTCCAAGGAAAGGAGATAAAGTGGAAGGTAAGCTTCAGGTTGTGCTTCAAGCTATTATTGATAATGGCGTTAATGTTAAAGTGAAGCTTAAGCAGAGAAAACTCAAGAAGAAGACTAGTCATCTAACAGTGCCCTATACTTAA